A region of Nitrospirota bacterium DNA encodes the following proteins:
- a CDS encoding phosphohydrolase, translating into MFKEGCPGSAEIRSPSPEEIICFWCDARNEIWSDESEMHCKNCGKQIARDMKPSCIAWCPAAKECVGAEKYERLMKAMIK; encoded by the coding sequence ATGTTCAAGGAAGGATGCCCAGGAAGCGCAGAGATACGGAGCCCCTCTCCTGAAGAGATCATCTGTTTCTGGTGTGATGCCAGGAATGAGATCTGGAGCGACGAGTCCGAGATGCACTGCAAGAATTGCGGCAAGCAGATAGCCCGCGATATGAAGCCCTCCTGCATTGCCTGGTGTCCGGCGGCAAAGGAATGCGTTGGGGCGGAGAAATACGAGAGGCTGATGAAGGCAATGATCAAGTAA
- a CDS encoding cold-shock protein — MQKGKVKWFNESKGFGFITGENGVDVFVHFSEIQSNGFKTLAEGQEVNFEVADGPKGPKAVNVTAA, encoded by the coding sequence ATGCAGAAAGGAAAAGTTAAGTGGTTCAACGAGTCCAAGGGTTTCGGGTTCATCACAGGCGAGAATGGCGTGGATGTTTTTGTGCATTTTTCGGAGATCCAGTCCAACGGCTTTAAAACCCTTGCAGAGGGACAGGAAGTAAATTTTGAGGTGGCTGACGGTCCGAAGGGCCCCAAAGCAGTCAATGTGACAGCAGCCTAA
- the htpG gene encoding molecular chaperone HtpG — MTAEKFEFKTEVNQLLDLMIHSLYSHKEISIRELLSNASDAIDKARYESLTDPDILEQKGEWKIRISADKDAATLTISDNGIGMTRDEAIRALGTIAHSGTREFLTTLKEKAVKDSPDLIGQFGVGFYSSYMISDRVTLLSRRAGSKDKTGIRWESTADGTFTIEDYTKETPGTDVILHIKQEERAYLDEWQIRDVVRKYSDYIEYPIMLEIEREEESALDKTLKVKIKKDEQINTGKAIWLRDKAEITDSEHSEFYKHLSHDFSDPLKVIHYKAEGTSEFTCLLYLPSHAPLDIFYKEFKMGPALYVRKVQIMDHCEELIPAYLRFVKGVVDSSDLPLNVSREILQNNRQITVIKNNITKKVLDTLAEMKQEHYDTFLQFYREFGRILKEGLHLDFARKETIADLLLFSSTKAEGDKLRTLDDYVSGMQDGQNEIYFITSPSLQEMKASPYLEVFAEKGYEVLFMADDIDDFIFSGFEYKGKKFKSVLKGDISLDRTADHEEEKKQLGKLMDYIKSQIKDDVKDVRLSGRLKDSPCCLVGDEGDLDPRMEKMLKAMGQEVPEHKQVLEINPAHPIFAAMNRIFEKDSSAPVLAQYTALLLDQALLLSGQKPKDPALFAKNISRLMVDGADHY; from the coding sequence ATGACAGCCGAAAAATTCGAATTCAAGACCGAGGTCAACCAGCTCCTCGATCTTATGATCCACTCGTTGTACTCCCATAAGGAAATAAGCATCAGGGAACTCCTCTCAAATGCTTCAGATGCCATTGACAAGGCGCGATACGAGTCCCTTACCGATCCTGATATCCTCGAACAGAAAGGCGAGTGGAAGATCAGGATATCTGCTGACAAGGATGCCGCAACATTAACGATCAGCGACAACGGCATAGGAATGACCAGAGACGAGGCGATCAGGGCACTGGGGACCATAGCCCACTCAGGTACCAGGGAATTCCTTACGACACTGAAAGAAAAGGCGGTAAAGGACAGTCCTGACCTTATCGGACAGTTCGGCGTCGGCTTCTACTCCTCGTACATGATAAGCGACCGGGTCACGCTGCTTTCACGCAGGGCAGGATCAAAGGACAAGACCGGGATCAGGTGGGAATCAACAGCTGACGGCACGTTCACCATCGAGGATTATACAAAAGAGACACCGGGCACAGATGTCATCCTGCATATCAAACAGGAGGAAAGAGCATATCTGGACGAATGGCAGATCAGGGATGTTGTGCGGAAGTACTCTGATTACATCGAATACCCGATCATGCTTGAGATCGAACGGGAAGAAGAGTCAGCGCTCGACAAGACCTTAAAGGTTAAAATAAAGAAAGATGAGCAGATCAATACCGGGAAGGCCATCTGGCTCAGGGATAAAGCAGAGATCACTGACAGCGAACACAGTGAATTCTACAAACACCTGTCCCACGACTTCTCCGATCCTCTCAAGGTCATCCACTACAAGGCCGAAGGCACGTCAGAGTTCACCTGCCTTCTCTATCTGCCGTCCCATGCCCCGCTCGACATCTTTTACAAGGAGTTTAAGATGGGCCCTGCCCTTTATGTCAGGAAGGTGCAGATCATGGACCATTGCGAGGAGCTTATTCCGGCCTATCTCAGGTTCGTAAAAGGCGTAGTTGATTCCTCAGACCTGCCGCTTAACGTGTCGCGCGAGATACTCCAGAACAACCGGCAGATCACGGTAATAAAGAACAATATCACGAAAAAAGTATTGGATACCCTTGCTGAAATGAAGCAGGAACACTATGACACCTTCCTTCAGTTCTACCGCGAGTTCGGCAGGATCCTCAAGGAAGGCCTGCACCTCGATTTTGCAAGGAAAGAGACTATCGCCGACCTTCTCCTGTTCAGTTCTACGAAGGCCGAAGGAGACAAGCTCAGGACGCTTGATGACTATGTATCCGGCATGCAGGACGGACAGAACGAGATCTACTTCATAACCAGCCCTTCCCTGCAGGAGATGAAGGCATCTCCGTACCTCGAGGTCTTTGCGGAAAAGGGTTATGAGGTGCTCTTCATGGCAGATGACATCGATGACTTCATCTTCAGCGGCTTCGAATACAAGGGCAAGAAGTTCAAATCCGTACTTAAGGGCGACATAAGCCTTGACAGGACAGCCGACCATGAAGAGGAAAAGAAACAGTTGGGCAAGCTCATGGATTATATCAAGTCACAAATAAAGGATGACGTGAAAGATGTGCGCCTCTCCGGCCGCCTCAAGGACTCTCCCTGCTGTCTCGTCGGTGACGAAGGCGACCTTGATCCGCGCATGGAAAAAATGCTGAAGGCCATGGGGCAGGAGGTTCCTGAACACAAGCAGGTTCTCGAGATCAATCCCGCTCATCCGATCTTTGCCGCCATGAACCGCATATTCGAAAAGGACAGCAGCGCACCGGTCCTTGCACAGTATACTGCGCTTCTCCTTGACCAGGCACTTCTGCTTTCCGGGCAGAAACCAAAGGACCCTGCTCTTTTCGCAAAGAATATCTCCCGTCTCATGGTTGACGGAGCAGATCACTATTAG
- a CDS encoding DUF3373 family protein, with protein sequence MRLFLAAMIALSIIFPLPALAVDQADLVKKIEDLTRELDKVKQQMQEIQKKDEVKEQRITKVEKKADDAKKPSWLEIGGDYRFRLDSLRGDVHDYMQYDPTTQYGPLPSPIPGVNMYTYTRPTSSYDPKNDTLMTNRLGLNLRARATEDITVKARLLMYKTFGGSDSSAVSDQFFSPEKSGVFDGNVSHIPQDSVLRVDQAFATWSNIANQPVWFSVGRRPSTGGVPSNLRQNREYSGNSGVPALLVDYAFDGMTLGVAPDIDILPGAYAKLCYGRGFDSGMRPLNNGLKDTDLIGLNIVPYDTENLRVELQWNRAFNMMSNPPIPAWGDVQANVGDIDQLGSLVMGKINNVGPGDLNLFASAAMSRSHPSGRTYSLPFGFMDMNGNGSFDTGDMQFTGDYGLLNDGTSRENHTGSAVYLGARYDVKATGTKIGLEYNHGSKYWIAFAPAADDMWASKLGTRGDVYEAYLIQEIRSKPISKLGKAFVRLGFQHYNFNYTGSNGWLGEPKKISDLNTFNPMDAQMYPPLRKANNIYLTFDVEF encoded by the coding sequence GGAGATCCAGAAAAAGGACGAAGTAAAAGAACAGAGGATCACGAAAGTCGAGAAGAAGGCAGACGATGCAAAGAAACCTTCCTGGCTTGAGATCGGCGGCGATTACCGCTTCAGGCTCGATTCATTGAGGGGCGACGTGCACGATTATATGCAGTATGATCCGACGACCCAGTATGGACCCCTGCCCTCTCCCATCCCAGGTGTCAACATGTACACCTATACAAGGCCGACCAGCAGCTACGATCCGAAGAACGACACTCTTATGACAAACCGTCTCGGGCTGAATCTCAGGGCACGGGCAACCGAGGATATTACGGTCAAGGCCAGACTGCTTATGTACAAGACATTTGGCGGAAGTGACTCAAGCGCTGTATCTGACCAGTTCTTCTCCCCCGAGAAGTCGGGTGTATTTGACGGCAACGTAAGTCACATCCCTCAGGACAGCGTGCTGCGGGTTGACCAGGCCTTTGCTACCTGGAGCAACATCGCCAACCAGCCGGTCTGGTTCTCTGTAGGCAGAAGACCTTCCACCGGCGGCGTCCCTTCCAATCTGCGCCAGAACAGGGAATATAGCGGAAACTCCGGAGTTCCGGCTCTCCTTGTCGACTATGCCTTTGACGGTATGACCCTCGGCGTTGCTCCGGACATTGATATCCTTCCTGGCGCCTATGCCAAGCTCTGCTACGGCAGGGGCTTTGACAGCGGCATGAGACCATTGAACAACGGACTGAAGGATACGGACCTGATCGGCCTGAACATTGTTCCATACGACACGGAAAATCTCCGCGTTGAGCTGCAGTGGAACAGAGCCTTTAACATGATGAGCAACCCGCCGATACCAGCCTGGGGAGATGTGCAGGCAAACGTCGGAGATATCGATCAGCTGGGCAGTCTCGTGATGGGCAAGATCAACAATGTCGGACCCGGCGACCTGAACCTTTTCGCATCGGCAGCCATGAGCAGGTCCCATCCGAGCGGCAGGACGTATTCTCTTCCTTTCGGCTTTATGGATATGAACGGCAACGGCAGCTTCGATACCGGCGATATGCAGTTTACCGGCGACTATGGCCTTCTTAACGATGGAACGTCGAGAGAAAACCATACCGGTTCAGCGGTCTATCTCGGCGCTCGGTACGATGTCAAGGCCACCGGCACGAAGATCGGGCTGGAATACAACCACGGCTCCAAATACTGGATAGCCTTTGCCCCGGCAGCAGATGATATGTGGGCAAGCAAACTCGGCACAAGGGGCGATGTGTATGAGGCCTACCTGATCCAGGAGATCAGGAGCAAGCCGATCTCAAAACTGGGCAAGGCCTTTGTGAGACTGGGATTTCAGCACTATAACTTCAACTATACCGGCAGCAACGGATGGCTTGGAGAACCGAAAAAGATCAGCGACCTGAATACCTTTAATCCGATGGATGCTCAAATGTATCCGCCTCTCAGAAAAGCGAATAATATCTATCTTACCTTTGACGTAGAATTCTAA